From the genome of Geothrix sp. 21YS21S-4, one region includes:
- a CDS encoding discoidin domain-containing protein: MLPEKPARKRAAYGLPPSVQSILATAADVQQMVSQGINPDGSLKPEAMRALLKLRGVNLRALAETHAYSDAYFHQVLNRECRDVAVEDIIDAARSGWVTYGTGVPAWIQYEFPTAKVIRSYSIVPWSNDTYIERWLSAWKLEGSNDGSTWTLLDTRTHPLKAWVPFLPRLFRTLNMAAFTRYRLTITANGGNPYVGLQHLAFYEE, translated from the coding sequence ATGCTACCCGAAAAACCTGCGCGCAAGCGGGCGGCCTACGGCCTGCCCCCAAGCGTCCAATCCATCCTCGCCACGGCGGCCGACGTCCAACAGATGGTCAGTCAGGGCATCAATCCGGACGGGTCTCTGAAGCCTGAGGCTATGCGGGCATTGCTGAAGCTCCGGGGTGTGAACCTGCGGGCTCTCGCCGAAACCCATGCGTATTCCGATGCCTACTTCCACCAGGTCCTTAATAGGGAATGCCGGGATGTCGCGGTCGAGGACATCATTGACGCCGCCCGCTCCGGCTGGGTGACCTACGGGACCGGTGTCCCCGCCTGGATCCAGTACGAGTTCCCCACGGCGAAGGTCATCAGGTCCTACTCGATCGTCCCTTGGTCTAACGACACCTACATCGAGCGCTGGCTGTCAGCCTGGAAGCTAGAAGGGTCGAACGACGGGTCCACCTGGACGCTGCTGGACACCCGCACCCACCCGCTCAAAGCCTGGGTGCCCTTCCTGCCCAGGTTGTTCCGGACGCTCAACATGGCGGCGTTCACGCGCTACCGCCTGACCATCACGGCCAACGGCGGAAATCCCTACGTGGGCCTCCAGCACCTGGCGTTCTACGAGGAGTAG
- a CDS encoding LexA family transcriptional regulator — protein MAVHKKELTPDPPAQGARIRQARLALGLTGTEFGDRIRVKKGTISAWETGERNPDGPSILALKFVYKLNPDWINWGILPMWLEPEALMGELRTAAEVPFVDTFLERPLIIGAAGCGPGGEIQDPGPAAPRYALRRDFVKRILDKCGGGEEGDLFFLLCEGESMRPTILHKEIVLINTALEGRLNPRNNAIYLVRRSAESGDDRVKRVRLDRDRHQLVLSSDNRAFAPAILDLDDIPLHRIILGRVCWVGRYLLDTDPPEGDW, from the coding sequence ATGGCAGTCCACAAAAAGGAATTAACCCCTGATCCTCCAGCTCAAGGCGCTCGCATTCGGCAGGCGCGGCTAGCTTTAGGCCTTACTGGAACTGAGTTTGGCGATCGAATTCGCGTGAAAAAGGGCACCATCTCTGCGTGGGAAACAGGAGAACGCAATCCCGATGGACCTTCGATACTGGCCCTCAAATTCGTCTACAAACTGAACCCCGATTGGATCAATTGGGGCATTCTTCCTATGTGGTTAGAGCCCGAAGCGCTGATGGGAGAGCTAAGGACCGCCGCCGAGGTCCCCTTTGTAGACACATTTTTAGAGCGACCCCTGATCATCGGTGCCGCCGGTTGTGGCCCCGGGGGGGAGATTCAAGATCCAGGCCCGGCCGCCCCCCGCTATGCCCTTCGGCGGGACTTCGTTAAGCGCATCCTGGACAAGTGTGGAGGCGGAGAGGAGGGCGACCTCTTCTTCCTCTTATGCGAAGGCGAATCAATGCGGCCAACGATTCTCCATAAGGAGATCGTCCTCATCAACACAGCCCTAGAGGGCCGTCTGAATCCCCGGAACAACGCCATCTACTTGGTACGGCGGTCGGCGGAGAGTGGCGATGACAGGGTGAAGCGGGTTCGTTTAGATCGTGACCGCCACCAGCTGGTGCTCTCTTCGGACAACAGAGCCTTTGCCCCGGCAATCCTCGATCTTGATGACATCCCCCTCCACCGGATCATTCTGGGCCGTGTCTGCTGGGTGGGCCGCTACCTATTGGACACCGATCCGCCCGAGGGGGACTGGTAA
- a CDS encoding Hpt domain-containing protein, with product MDSLVRLLAKYAERHAETGRAIREAWKAGDIALAHRLAHTVRGAAGFLGLADIQVQATDLEAVLRPGCGPEVEAPIVAFASCNAELCAALTAAIGSETPEGQGV from the coding sequence GTGGACAGTCTGGTCCGCCTCCTCGCGAAGTACGCGGAGCGGCACGCGGAGACGGGGCGGGCGATCCGGGAGGCGTGGAAGGCGGGAGACATCGCCCTGGCCCACCGGCTGGCCCATACAGTGCGCGGCGCAGCGGGATTCCTGGGGCTGGCGGACATCCAGGTGCAGGCCACGGACCTGGAGGCGGTCCTCCGTCCGGGCTGCGGGCCCGAGGTGGAAGCGCCCATTGTGGCCTTCGCCAGCTGCAACGCAGAGCTGTGCGCCGCCCTCACCGCCGCCATCGGGAGCGAGACCCCCGAAGGCCAAGGAGTCTGA
- a CDS encoding response regulator, which translates to MTALKDAAADLPRVLVVEDEPINLDLLRENLEFEGYRTTGASSGEEAWRLISERPDAFDVILLDRVMPDMDGIEVLRRIKARPGPLQASVIMQTSRSSDLDIVEGLKAGAYYYLTKPFTAQALLAIVGAAARDRQGYRALQLDVQRMARTLGHLTAAEFRFRTPCEAREIAALVAKATPNPERTVNGLTELMLNAVEHGNLGLAYAETSRLLAEGRFNEEVARRLELPEHREKRATLLLEREGRDFRFTIRDEGPGFAWQDYLELNPERAFHLHGRGIAMSRRTWFDRLDYPGCGNEVVAAVQG; encoded by the coding sequence ATGACCGCTTTGAAAGACGCTGCTGCGGACCTTCCCCGCGTGCTCGTCGTCGAAGACGAGCCCATCAACCTCGACCTGCTGCGCGAGAACCTGGAATTCGAGGGCTACCGGACGACGGGCGCCTCCAGCGGAGAGGAAGCCTGGCGCCTGATTTCCGAGCGGCCGGATGCCTTCGACGTGATCCTTTTGGATCGCGTCATGCCGGACATGGACGGCATCGAGGTCCTGCGTCGGATCAAGGCCCGGCCCGGCCCGCTCCAGGCGTCCGTGATCATGCAGACGTCCCGCTCCAGCGACCTGGACATCGTGGAGGGGCTGAAGGCCGGCGCCTACTACTACCTCACCAAGCCTTTCACGGCCCAGGCGCTGCTGGCCATCGTCGGCGCCGCCGCCCGGGATCGCCAGGGCTACCGCGCCCTCCAACTCGACGTCCAGCGGATGGCGCGTACGCTGGGGCACCTCACCGCCGCGGAGTTCCGGTTCCGGACGCCCTGCGAGGCGCGCGAGATCGCCGCCCTCGTCGCCAAGGCCACGCCGAACCCCGAGCGGACCGTGAACGGGCTGACGGAGCTGATGCTGAACGCGGTGGAGCACGGCAACCTGGGCCTTGCCTACGCCGAGACCTCGCGGCTGCTGGCGGAGGGGCGCTTCAACGAGGAGGTGGCGCGCCGCCTGGAACTGCCGGAGCACAGGGAGAAGCGGGCCACCCTCCTGCTTGAGCGGGAGGGGCGGGACTTCCGCTTCACCATCCGGGACGAGGGGCCGGGCTTCGCGTGGCAGGACTATCTGGAGTTGAATCCCGAGCGCGCCTTCCACCTGCACGGCCGCGGAATCGCCATGTCCCGGCGGACCTGGTTCGATCGGCTGGACTATCCCGGCTGCGGCAACGAAGTGGTGGCCGCCGTCCAGGGCTGA
- a CDS encoding alpha/beta fold hydrolase, whose product MATDASRLVLHALTLSANGVDLFVETIGHGGDPAVLLIMGNSAPGLLWPDDFCRGLAERGFFVIRFDQRDTGLSSYVNYDLAPYTLDDLVKDALGILDGLKIDRAHVVGLSQGGVLAYRLALSAPSRVESLAVLMSSPDLRPKNDAFTGAPVRAGELPRPAADYVAAVIALNAAVPADEEGVAVQFVENFRLAKGAASPFDEGDWLAMGRAVASRPRLRRDGLSTRMANHSHHSKAQMATPPLTAEDLHALRLPVLIIHGAGDPIFPLPHAQWAVAQIVGARLRILDGMGHALDRAFFAPITEALVPFFESAISQIGAGTLD is encoded by the coding sequence ATGGCCACCGATGCCTCGCGCCTTGTCCTACACGCCCTGACCTTGAGCGCCAACGGCGTCGATCTGTTCGTGGAAACTATCGGCCATGGGGGGGATCCCGCAGTCCTGCTCATCATGGGCAACAGTGCGCCCGGCCTGCTGTGGCCTGATGATTTTTGCCGCGGCCTCGCGGAGCGGGGCTTTTTCGTCATCCGCTTCGACCAGCGCGATACGGGCCTGTCGAGCTACGTGAACTACGACCTGGCTCCCTACACCCTGGATGACCTGGTGAAGGATGCCCTCGGGATCCTGGATGGCCTCAAGATCGACAGGGCCCACGTGGTGGGCCTGTCGCAGGGGGGCGTCCTGGCTTATCGCCTGGCGCTGTCGGCCCCCTCACGGGTCGAGAGCCTCGCGGTCCTGATGTCGTCGCCGGATCTGCGCCCGAAAAACGATGCGTTCACCGGCGCGCCTGTTCGCGCGGGAGAACTGCCCAGGCCCGCGGCGGACTACGTCGCGGCGGTCATCGCGCTGAACGCCGCGGTGCCCGCCGATGAAGAGGGGGTGGCGGTCCAGTTCGTGGAGAACTTCCGCCTGGCCAAGGGCGCCGCGTCGCCCTTCGACGAAGGGGATTGGCTGGCGATGGGTCGCGCGGTGGCGAGCCGCCCGCGGCTGCGGCGGGACGGGCTGTCGACGCGGATGGCCAACCACAGCCATCACAGCAAGGCCCAGATGGCGACGCCGCCGCTCACGGCGGAGGACCTCCACGCGCTACGCCTGCCGGTCCTCATCATTCATGGCGCGGGCGATCCGATCTTTCCCCTGCCGCACGCGCAATGGGCCGTAGCGCAGATCGTGGGGGCCCGGCTGCGGATTCTCGACGGCATGGGACATGCGCTCGATCGCGCGTTTTTCGCGCCCATCACGGAGGCGCTGGTGCCGTTTTTCGAGTCGGCTATTTCCCAAATCGGGGCAGGCACCCTAGATTAG
- a CDS encoding DUF4382 domain-containing protein: MRIRSLLASLLSLGLTLACGGGGGAPNRSSAVGTLTVRLGSDSFPGYTSAVVSVEKVEGTVDGATWISLGNVKTTYDLLALQGGNSVALLSSVQVTAATYSQFRVTWATVNYQSGSRQPGYVILNGGNDQLLSLPTTTVIKGNVAVPSGGSATALLMLSGDQAVQLHAGSGYQFQATGRAQDLAATARITGKIAAGATNLAGVEVLSETVDGTGLASIQRRALTDASGNYILEGLPVGSVYFVVAQPAASALYAAAAAAPVNATLAATYTADLGFSTLQTGGGLTLTITPGSTSSQGTWGELRQTLATGSTGFQTLIVRSQTVATGVAQDQAGFEKLAPGLYGVTVQRSTSGGTPVAKKMDTQASVSAGGTAIATVSY; encoded by the coding sequence ATGCGCATCCGCTCCCTCCTGGCCTCCCTGCTTTCCCTGGGCCTGACGCTGGCCTGCGGCGGAGGCGGCGGCGCGCCGAACCGCAGCTCCGCGGTGGGCACCCTGACGGTCCGCCTCGGCAGCGACAGCTTCCCGGGCTACACCTCCGCCGTGGTGAGCGTGGAAAAGGTGGAAGGCACCGTGGACGGCGCCACCTGGATCTCCCTCGGAAATGTGAAGACCACCTACGACCTCCTTGCCCTCCAGGGGGGAAACAGCGTGGCCCTGCTCTCTTCCGTGCAGGTCACCGCCGCCACCTACAGTCAGTTCCGCGTAACGTGGGCGACGGTGAACTACCAGTCCGGAAGCCGCCAGCCGGGGTATGTGATTCTCAATGGCGGAAATGACCAGCTGTTGAGCCTCCCCACCACCACCGTGATCAAGGGGAACGTGGCCGTGCCCTCCGGCGGAAGCGCCACCGCCCTGCTGATGCTGAGCGGCGACCAGGCTGTTCAGCTCCATGCGGGGAGCGGCTATCAGTTCCAGGCCACCGGCCGCGCCCAGGATCTGGCCGCGACGGCCCGGATCACCGGCAAAATCGCAGCGGGCGCGACGAACCTCGCCGGGGTGGAAGTGCTGTCCGAAACCGTGGACGGCACGGGCCTCGCCTCCATTCAGCGCCGCGCCCTCACGGACGCCTCCGGCAACTACATCCTGGAGGGCCTGCCCGTGGGCAGCGTCTACTTCGTCGTGGCCCAGCCCGCCGCCTCCGCGCTCTACGCCGCCGCTGCCGCCGCGCCCGTCAATGCCACGCTCGCCGCCACCTACACGGCGGACCTGGGCTTCAGCACGCTGCAGACCGGCGGAGGACTCACTCTCACCATCACGCCGGGCTCCACCAGTTCCCAGGGAACCTGGGGCGAACTCCGCCAGACCCTCGCCACCGGCAGCACCGGGTTCCAAACCCTCATCGTCCGCTCCCAGACCGTGGCCACCGGCGTCGCCCAGGACCAAGCGGGCTTCGAAAAGCTGGCGCCGGGGCTCTATGGCGTCACCGTCCAGCGCAGCACCTCCGGCGGAACCCCGGTCGCCAAGAAGATGGATACCCAGGCCTCCGTGAGCGCGGGCGGCACGGCGATCGCCACCGTTAGCTACTGA
- a CDS encoding branched-chain amino acid aminotransferase: MSTPTLEIRPSDHPASPEARAQRMTNPGFGRMFTDHMVVVPYREGEGWSQGVLKAYGPIEMDPAASVLHYGQAIFEGFKAYHQPDGGIASFRPEANAKRFNDSARRLAMPELPEGLFVEAATALIRQDRAWVPTAMGESLYLRPLMIATEAALGVRPSNEYLFILMASPSGAYFPAGVKPVTVWISDDYVRAAPGGTGFAKCAGNYAASLVAQRQAKAEGCDQVVWLDAIQREYIEEMGGMNIFFVYQENGETVVVTPELTGTLLPGITRDSLLQLAREQGFRAEERKIGVEEWKKAIAEGRMTEAFACGTAAVITPIGHVKSRRGEWSVNKGETGPVAAKLREVLLNLQHGLAPDTHGWMTRIV; the protein is encoded by the coding sequence ATGTCCACCCCCACCCTCGAGATCCGCCCCTCCGACCACCCGGCCAGCCCCGAGGCGCGGGCCCAGCGCATGACCAATCCGGGCTTCGGCCGGATGTTCACCGACCACATGGTGGTGGTGCCGTACAGGGAAGGGGAGGGCTGGAGCCAGGGCGTTCTCAAGGCCTACGGTCCCATCGAGATGGATCCGGCGGCCTCCGTTCTCCACTACGGCCAGGCGATCTTCGAGGGCTTCAAGGCCTACCACCAGCCGGATGGCGGGATCGCCAGCTTCCGGCCCGAGGCCAACGCCAAGCGCTTCAACGACTCCGCCCGCCGCCTGGCCATGCCCGAGCTGCCCGAGGGCCTGTTCGTCGAGGCGGCCACGGCCCTGATCCGCCAGGACCGCGCCTGGGTTCCCACCGCCATGGGCGAGAGCCTCTACCTGCGCCCCCTGATGATCGCCACGGAAGCCGCCCTCGGCGTGCGCCCCAGCAACGAGTACCTGTTCATCCTCATGGCCAGCCCCAGCGGCGCCTACTTCCCCGCGGGCGTGAAGCCCGTGACCGTCTGGATCTCCGACGACTACGTCCGCGCCGCGCCGGGCGGGACCGGCTTCGCCAAGTGCGCCGGAAACTACGCCGCCAGCCTCGTGGCCCAGCGCCAGGCCAAGGCCGAGGGCTGCGACCAGGTGGTCTGGCTGGATGCCATCCAGCGGGAATACATCGAGGAGATGGGCGGGATGAACATCTTCTTCGTCTACCAGGAGAACGGCGAGACCGTGGTGGTCACGCCGGAGCTGACCGGCACGCTCCTCCCCGGGATCACCCGCGACAGCCTCCTGCAGTTGGCGCGCGAGCAGGGCTTCCGCGCCGAGGAGCGCAAGATCGGCGTGGAGGAGTGGAAGAAGGCCATCGCCGAGGGTCGGATGACGGAAGCGTTCGCCTGCGGCACCGCCGCCGTCATCACCCCCATCGGGCACGTGAAGTCCCGGCGCGGGGAGTGGTCCGTGAACAAGGGCGAGACCGGCCCCGTCGCCGCCAAGCTGCGCGAGGTTCTGCTGAACCTCCAGCACGGCCTCGCGCCGGACACCCACGGCTGGATGACCCGCATCGTTTGA
- a CDS encoding PLP-dependent aminotransferase family protein: protein MDLFPNRPILVEMVLDPTLDPGASSPLYLQLQRRLRGLIQQGEWRPGSRLPAVPELAHRWGVHRLTVLKALAGLKRTGWIQTVQGRGSFVASRLPEAPGLRASSEFPFEGSSLLVHDGELGSWLGETLERAQDRHLVSFSAGFIPSDLLPCEQLRRITAQVLKELGPEAWVYAPPAGHRPYLDSVSQWLASEGEPVDEGWGIRAIPGAQSGLALALESFTVPGDRVLVESPCYLGILALIRALGREAVPVPVDRQGLDPERLASALQRSEAKLLFTVPSFHNPTGMTQSKARRERVLALTRSHGVILVTDSAYGDLRFSGNSLPPFRRLEGADHVIHLGSFSKSLAAGLRLGYLIAKEDLLRRMAPIQEVQQIAQPPLTQAVVAKFLDTGGFRRHLARLRRALKERRDAMVEALAEHFPQGTQVSEPKGGMHLWVVMPEDFSALDLHRDALQHGLGFAPGPLFFADGRGTNCLRLNFSTHDPATTRDAIARLGHLVHHRA, encoded by the coding sequence TTGGACCTGTTCCCGAATCGGCCCATCCTGGTGGAGATGGTCCTCGATCCCACCCTCGACCCGGGCGCGTCCAGCCCCCTGTATCTGCAGCTGCAGCGGCGGCTGCGGGGGTTGATCCAGCAGGGCGAGTGGCGGCCGGGCTCCCGGCTGCCTGCGGTCCCCGAGCTGGCCCACCGCTGGGGCGTCCATCGCCTGACGGTCCTGAAGGCGCTGGCCGGGCTCAAGCGCACCGGCTGGATCCAGACCGTCCAGGGCCGCGGCAGCTTCGTGGCGTCGCGCCTGCCGGAGGCGCCGGGGCTGCGGGCCAGCAGCGAGTTCCCCTTCGAGGGATCGTCCCTCCTGGTCCACGACGGCGAGCTGGGCTCCTGGCTGGGCGAGACCCTGGAGCGGGCCCAGGACCGCCATCTGGTGAGCTTTTCCGCCGGGTTCATCCCGTCGGACCTGCTGCCCTGCGAGCAATTGCGGCGGATCACCGCCCAGGTGCTGAAGGAACTGGGCCCCGAGGCGTGGGTGTACGCGCCGCCCGCCGGCCACCGGCCCTATCTGGACTCCGTGAGCCAGTGGCTGGCTTCCGAGGGCGAGCCCGTGGACGAGGGCTGGGGCATCCGGGCCATCCCCGGCGCCCAGTCCGGGCTGGCGCTGGCGCTGGAATCCTTCACCGTCCCCGGCGACCGGGTGCTGGTGGAGAGCCCGTGCTACCTGGGCATCCTGGCCCTGATCCGCGCCCTGGGCCGGGAGGCGGTGCCCGTGCCGGTGGACCGCCAGGGGCTGGACCCCGAGCGCCTGGCGTCGGCTCTGCAGCGCAGCGAGGCCAAGCTGCTGTTCACGGTCCCCAGCTTCCACAATCCGACGGGCATGACCCAGTCCAAGGCCCGCCGGGAGCGGGTGCTGGCCCTCACCCGCAGCCACGGCGTGATCCTGGTGACGGATTCGGCCTACGGCGACCTGCGCTTCTCCGGCAATTCGCTGCCCCCCTTTCGGCGGCTGGAGGGCGCGGACCACGTCATCCACCTCGGCAGCTTCTCCAAGTCCCTGGCGGCGGGCCTGCGCCTGGGCTACCTCATCGCGAAGGAGGATCTCCTCCGCCGGATGGCGCCCATCCAGGAGGTCCAGCAGATCGCCCAGCCGCCCCTCACCCAGGCGGTGGTGGCGAAGTTCCTCGACACCGGCGGGTTTCGCCGCCACCTGGCCCGCCTCCGCCGCGCCCTGAAGGAGCGCCGGGACGCCATGGTGGAGGCCCTGGCCGAGCACTTCCCGCAGGGCACCCAGGTCTCCGAGCCCAAGGGCGGGATGCACCTGTGGGTGGTGATGCCCGAGGATTTCTCCGCCCTCGACCTCCACCGCGACGCCCTGCAGCACGGCCTGGGCTTCGCGCCGGGCCCCCTCTTCTTCGCCGACGGCCGGGGCACCAATTGCCTCCGCCTGAATTTCTCCACGCACGACCCCGCGACCACCCGGGACGCCATCGCGCGCCTCGGCCACCTGGTCCATCACCGGGCCTGA
- a CDS encoding DUF4136 domain-containing protein, producing the protein MSLIRPTAALLSLALLGACTSYRVTYDYNAAAPYARYKTFDYYTSKKGTGGTTSLMDKRVRAAVERELQTKGFAMETKADPDFLVTYYPIVEEKRYRTTTHIGWGWGYRPMYGRMGTSLSEVHRYQEGTIVIEIVDFKSNQMIWQGAAAGALTGLSNPEDADEVVPRAVRDILAKFPPR; encoded by the coding sequence ATGAGCCTGATTCGTCCAACCGCCGCCTTGCTGTCCCTCGCGTTACTGGGAGCCTGCACCAGCTACCGCGTCACCTACGACTACAACGCCGCCGCTCCCTACGCCCGCTACAAGACCTTCGACTACTACACGTCCAAGAAGGGGACGGGCGGCACCACCAGCCTCATGGACAAGCGAGTCCGCGCCGCCGTGGAGCGCGAACTCCAGACCAAGGGCTTCGCGATGGAGACCAAGGCCGATCCCGATTTCCTGGTGACCTACTACCCCATCGTCGAAGAGAAGCGCTACCGCACCACCACCCACATCGGGTGGGGCTGGGGCTACCGGCCCATGTACGGGCGGATGGGCACCAGCCTGAGCGAGGTCCACCGCTACCAGGAGGGCACCATCGTCATCGAGATCGTGGACTTCAAGAGCAACCAGATGATCTGGCAGGGCGCCGCCGCCGGAGCCCTCACCGGCCTCAGCAACCCCGAGGACGCCGACGAGGTCGTGCCCCGCGCCGTCCGCGACATCCTCGCCAAGTTCCCGCCCAGGTAA